The DNA region TTTCTGGGGACAGAAAGCAAAATTCTCTTTTCGCCCTTTCCGAGGGTACTGGGGCTTGAGACGGCGGTGGTGAACTCCTTCTCCCCGGGGGACACGGTGGTTGTCCCGGTGTTCGGGGGAACGGGAGAGTGCTGGGCAAGGATTGCCGAGGCCTTCGGGCTTTCGGTGATCCGCCTTGGGGGGTATGGAGGAGAGGCCCCGTCCTGCGAGGATCTCCGTCTTCTTCTCTGGACGCAGAAGAGAGCAGTTCGGGGGGTGCTTGTGCCCCACGTGGAGCGGGATTCCGGTCTTTCCCTCAACCTTGAGGCTTTCGGGAAGGTGTGCCGGTCCTTTGGCGTTCTTTTCGTCGCCGAGGTGGGCGATGCCTTTGGGGTTTTTCCTCTCGAGCTTGATGCGTGGGGGGTTGATCTTGCGGTGGTTTCTGAGCCCCTGTCGTTCCGGGATGTGTCGCTTTTTGTGGTTGGGGAGAGGGCCTGGGAAGCCCGGGAACGTGCCCGCTGTCCCCGGTTTTCCCTGGATTTTTCCCGGATTCGGGAATGGGCTCAG from Candidatus Caldatribacterium sp. includes:
- a CDS encoding alanine--glyoxylate aminotransferase family protein, with product METVRHFLGTESKILFSPFPRVLGLETAVVNSFSPGDTVVVPVFGGTGECWARIAEAFGLSVIRLGGYGGEAPSCEDLRLLLWTQKRAVRGVLVPHVERDSGLSLNLEAFGKVCRSFGVLFVAEVGDAFGVFPLELDAWGVDLAVVSEPLSFRDVSLFVVGERAWEARERARCPRFSLDFSRIREWAQELPSPLGERLKFLRAMGWEDIQKQRLYLREALCQGARALGFGVTEGNLFPLIVILELPEGVEREELLFSLRRRGVLAGPVPRRDRTLWVRCGDTLSISEIHGILEVLRKGVHTAETEVDGG